In Ostrea edulis chromosome 4, xbOstEdul1.1, whole genome shotgun sequence, a single window of DNA contains:
- the LOC125670774 gene encoding uncharacterized protein LOC125670774 isoform X1: MRPAVYASVVRNRHKSRGDRTHRAQPHGFSMRRLLAMVFVGAILLAPGLTLTILGLDDRKDKNERVAQSERILYKVMGPISCAVGGFILVAAIFYYCCYGLADQSRRHRHTSSIYVVNADNGDLAWSKSNTSHHGLTAYSSANSERPHENQNQSHDSKGRRHSSHSSMHRHNHHHHHHHHETEKKEAGFSQDRAQRLPETMEINMATETEDVTVSRWEQ, translated from the exons ATGCGTCCCGCGGTATACGCTAGTGTGGTCCGTAACAGGCACAAGTCCCGCGGGGACCGCACCCATCGAGCCCAGCCCCATGGCTTTTCCATGAGAAGACTGTTAGCCATGGTATTTGTAGGTGCTATTCTCCTGGCTCCAGGCTTGACCTTGACCATCCTTGGCCTAGATGATAGAAAAGATAAAAATGAAAGAGTTGCTCAATCCGAAAGAAT CTTGTATAAAGTTATGGGTCCTATCTCCTGTGCGGTCGGTGGTTTCATCCTAGTGGCAGCCATATTCTACTACTGCTGTTACGGACTGGCCGATCAGTCAAGACGACACAGACACACTTCATCT ATCTATGTTGTTAATGCTGATAACGGGGATTTAGCCTGG TCTAAATCAAATACTAGTCATCATGGTTTGACGGCTTACTCCAGTGCAAACAGCGAGAGGCCACATGAAAACCAGAATCAGTCACATGACTCTAAAGGCAGACGACATTCCTCTCACTCCTCCATGCACCGCCacaaccaccaccaccaccaccatcaccACGAGACGGAGAAGAAAGAGGCGGGCTTTTCTCAGGACAGGGCTCAAAG GTTGCCGGAAACAATGGAGATTAATATGGCGACGGAGACTGAAGACGTCACGGTGTCTCGATGGGAACAATAG
- the LOC125670774 gene encoding uncharacterized protein LOC125670774 isoform X2, translating into MRPAVYASVVRNRHKSRGDRTHRAQPHGFSMRRLLAMVFVGAILLAPGLTLTILGLDDRKDKNERVAQSERILYKVMGPISCAVGGFILVAAIFYYCCYGLADQSRRHRHTSSSKSNTSHHGLTAYSSANSERPHENQNQSHDSKGRRHSSHSSMHRHNHHHHHHHHETEKKEAGFSQDRAQRLPETMEINMATETEDVTVSRWEQ; encoded by the exons ATGCGTCCCGCGGTATACGCTAGTGTGGTCCGTAACAGGCACAAGTCCCGCGGGGACCGCACCCATCGAGCCCAGCCCCATGGCTTTTCCATGAGAAGACTGTTAGCCATGGTATTTGTAGGTGCTATTCTCCTGGCTCCAGGCTTGACCTTGACCATCCTTGGCCTAGATGATAGAAAAGATAAAAATGAAAGAGTTGCTCAATCCGAAAGAAT CTTGTATAAAGTTATGGGTCCTATCTCCTGTGCGGTCGGTGGTTTCATCCTAGTGGCAGCCATATTCTACTACTGCTGTTACGGACTGGCCGATCAGTCAAGACGACACAGACACACTTCATCT TCTAAATCAAATACTAGTCATCATGGTTTGACGGCTTACTCCAGTGCAAACAGCGAGAGGCCACATGAAAACCAGAATCAGTCACATGACTCTAAAGGCAGACGACATTCCTCTCACTCCTCCATGCACCGCCacaaccaccaccaccaccaccatcaccACGAGACGGAGAAGAAAGAGGCGGGCTTTTCTCAGGACAGGGCTCAAAG GTTGCCGGAAACAATGGAGATTAATATGGCGACGGAGACTGAAGACGTCACGGTGTCTCGATGGGAACAATAG